Proteins encoded within one genomic window of Trichomycterus rosablanca isolate fTriRos1 chromosome 7, fTriRos1.hap1, whole genome shotgun sequence:
- the zgc:154046 gene encoding carnitine O-acetyltransferase-like: MINVLARAASRAAVAVNSRLASPVIVLQIRDYSLAHQDGLPKLPVPPLRQTCERYLAALEPLVSEEELDHTRTLMAEFLQSGGVGERLQKGLERRARKTENWLSDWWMQLAYLDSRMPIPVYTSPGVVLPQMHFQDRQGQMRFAAKLIAGVLDFKRMLDRETLPIEYLGGKPLCMDQYYQVLSSCRIPGPKKDTVVNHANGITYPTHITVVHNFQYFVLDVLNSDGTPLTVDQIYMQLEKIWNSSLQSNKEPIGILTSNHRNTWGKAYNNLIKDKTNKESVRAIQKSIFLVCLDAPMPRVSDEIYYSKVAAQMLHGGGSRWNSGNRWFDKTLQFIVGEDGSCGLTYEHASAEGPPIVFLMDHVVEYMKKTEMVRTPMIPLPMPQKLRFNITPEIKKDIEKAKQNMNIMVHDLDVRVLNFSHYGRKYLKTFKTSPDAFIQMALQLAYYRMYQECCSTYESASLRMFKLGRTETIRSTSTDALKFIQCMDDSSKQNTEKLVQLEKAIKSHRDYTHMAIHGQAIDRHLLGLKMQSIEDLTSLPEIFMDTSFAVAMHFNLFTSQVGSKTDCYMCIGPMVPDGYGVCYNPMDDHINVAVTAFNSCEDTNATKLACFLEDALLDMKALLEQTPK, encoded by the exons atgataaatgtcCTGGCAAGAGCCGCG TCAAGGGCGGCCGTGGCAGTGAACTCCCGCTTGGCAAGTCCAGTGATAGTGCTGCAGATTCGAGATTACTCTCTGGCTCATCAGGATGGGTTGCCCAAGCTTCCAGTTCCTCCGCTCAGACAGACGTGTGAGCGTTATCTGGCTGCCCTTGAGCCGCTCGTGTCCGAGGAAGAACTGGACCACACACGCACGCTCATGGCCGAGTTCCTGCAATCTGGCGGCGTTGGAGAGAGGCTGCAGAAAGGACTTGAGAGGAGGGCACGCAAAACTGAAAACTGG CTCTCAGATTGGTGGATGCAGTTAGCCTACTTAGACTCCCGTATGCCAATCCCAGTGTACACCAGTCCTGGAGTGGTTTTACCCCAGATGCACTTCCAAGACCGCCAGGGACAGATGAG GTTTGCTGCTAAACTAATTGCAGGAGTTTTGGACTTTAAGAGAATGCTAGACAG GGAAACACTACCTATTGAGTACCTGGGAGGAAAGCCATTGTGTATGGACCAGTATTACCAGGTGCTGTCATCATGTCGAATACCAGGACCCAAGAAGGACACTGTGGTTAACCACGCTAACGGAATAACATACCCAACTCACATTACTGTTGTTCACAATTTCCAG TATTTTGTGTTGGATGTCCTCAACAGTGACGGCACCCCGCTGACGGTGGATCAGATCTACATGCAGTTAGAAAAGATCTGGAATTCTTCATTACAGTCTAATAAAGAGCCTATCGGCATCCTCACCTCAAACCACCGCAACACCTGGGGCAAGGCCTACAACAATCTAatcaaag ACAAGACCAATAAGGAGTCAGTGAGGGCAATCCAGAAGAGCATCTTCTTAGTGTGTCTAGATGCCCCGATGCCACGCGTTTCAGATGAGATCTACTACAGTAAAGTCGCTGCTCAGATGCTACATGGCGGAGGGAGTCGCTGGAACAGTGGTAACCGCTGGTTTGATAAAACACTACAG TTTATAGTAGGGGAGGATGGATCGTGTGGACTGACGTATGAGCACGCTTCTGCTGAGGGGCCTCCTATTGTGTTTCTGATGGACCATGTGGTTGAGTACAT GAAAAAAACAGAGATGGTACGAACCCCCATGATACCACTGCCCATGCCACAGAAACTCCGCTTCAACATAACACCTGAAATCAAAAAGGACATTGAGAAAGCCAAGCAGAACATGAACAT AATGGTGCATGACCTGGATGTACGAGTTCTTAACTTCTCTCACTATGGAAGGAAATACCTCAAGACGTTTAAAACTAGCccagatgctttcatccaaatGGCTCTGCAGCTGGCATATTACAG AATGTACCAGGAGTGCTGCTCAACTTATGAAAGTGCCTCACTACGCATGTTCAAACTGGGCAGAACAGAAACTATCCGCTCAACTTCAACAGATGCACTCAAATTCATCCAATGCATGGATGATTCGTCCAAGCAG AACACAGAGAAGCTGGTACAGCTTGAAAAGGCCATCAAAAGTCATCGGGATTACACACACATG GCTATTCATGGGCAGGCTATAGACAGGCACCTGCTTGGGCTGAAGATGCAGAGCATTGAAGATCTGACGTCTCTCCCTGAGATTTTCATGGATACATCCTTTGCTGTAGCCATGCATTTCAACCTCTTCACCAGTCAG GTTGGATCAAAGACGGACTGTTACATGTGCATTGGGCCAATGGTACCAGATGGTTATGGTGTCTGCTACAACCCAATGGATGACCACATCAATGTTGCTGTGACTGCGTTTAACAGCTGTGAGGACACCAACGCCACCAAATTAGCATGCTTCCTCGAGGACGCTCTGCTTGATATGAAGGCTCTTCTTGAGCAGACACCCAAGTGA
- the adamts13 gene encoding A disintegrin and metalloproteinase with thrombospondin motifs 13, whose translation MAALVSLFLASVLVNTALLVSQVEKSLSPQDVFYYFDTISTSSVSEFELVWVNCFRHESDETHCSFHAQGTGFQLIQRKAEQSLSCPTNLEHVLNFTTSVIKKRENMCCETLDLLKPEKTRTLVSMCDEKLQGLLLLQSKQLYIRPLLEKHSHYLRNQSGVPHLLLPHSRPSVTHLQQSHPRPQRSLSSAEVTHLELLVVVGPDVQEVHKQDTERYILTNLNIASELLRDVTLGANIRVHLVRMIILTEPEPEIQISENITSSLKSVCEWGHKVNPPSDSDPLHADLLLYITRFDLVLPNGNKLVRGVTQLGGVCSSQWNCVITEDTGFDLGITIAHEIGHSFGINHDGIGNTCSSSGFIMASDGGYNSVDLTWSQCSRTQLDNFYSTGKAECLKDVPVLGGSLQEWKPGLYYGVDDQCRIAFGSTATACSFSSNDMATCRFLSCHIVPGDRTSCTRLLVPLLDGTECGLNQWCLKGRCVSPSKLSASMVVHGSWSSWSAFSPCSRTCGGGITHRRRECNNPRPAFGGKDCEGESTEAELCHRQPCESNQLEFMAQQCSDTDHQPLLLSPDSSRIYSWIPAVGFSSGDAQCKLMCRSREQDFMVNRGSQFIDGTRCEPDVPVPAGLVTACLNGQCQVFGCDGVLHSQKLEDVCGVCGGNGSSCHLITGSYTAGEALEYVTFLILPVNASRVGIVNWNPVFTHMAVMVNNEYIVAGTGDIALNTTYPSPLEENNIIYNLYLTSDLLPHTEELILSGPISNKMHIQVYRKYGREYGDITSPNITYKYYMPGTETREKIVEGRWSTIILPCSVTCSSGIQRVIQKCTDINTKEHLEDQLCGSVPQKPAILQPCHRPDCPPRWVLWEFGPCSAPCGVGQRLRSVTCMQKQGKETVVLADFECSESTKPSTKETCNTQLCPARWQVSEPGDCSAVCGPGEAHRTVSCIRSHHGADSEVDESLCSQPKPSEHVPCVVDVCPIGWEKHGEDQKSLTGSVSTMTRSKIIPVYVWSPVIGHCTKTCGNGTQQIWFSCVDHQSRLDVPEFLCDRLSKPEPYTQPCSQLSCPATWRYMQGVCSVSCGGGVARRVLFCSQQAAEGGRGDAEVVLPDSSCLSASRPLEVVSCNTDPCPARWQAGERGVCSVSCGLGVAVRRVWCVQFDGRVERQVEEERCKESTNPPLTVPCFTQACSFHWAVQEWTECSVSCGYGIQSRTVSCVGPSSPLPISPLLCVHLPKPITIQACYSDDCFTQTLSNVSSSQQPETQSQKGEENTTTSAPPGGNEKFSGILPTVPVLGSTTSVPTETPQSSFCGQLFLQDTGIIDLRNVSEKRCFISIGRPLEEVIQIKIESSSLNCRHKENLALYERLSLRRFCEKMAGKSFTTRSNVLLVRQSRLTPGTGVLLSYSSEKNMKKSHHEDCDIQLFSSTGLIENPVRVASSLSPSARSCRVFIDAPPAKRIQIKALSVFNATSSDSTYVLIRDVDAVKTTVFKGTQLFQWSSTGSRAEVEFHGEYQQMQGTFRAEYSYVAPEESK comes from the exons ATGGCAGCTTTGGTGTCACTTTTCCTGGCTTCGGTTTTAGTTAATACAGCTTTGTTAGTGTCTCAGGTAGAAAAG TCACTGTCACCTCaagatgtattttattattttgacacAATTTCAACATCATCAG TGTCCGAGTTTGAGCTTGTGTGGGTAAATTGCTTCAGACATGAGTCAGACGAAACACATTGTTCATTTCATGCCCAGGGGACGGGCTTTCAGCTCATCCAGCGAAAAGCTGAGCAGTCATTATCTTGCCCCACCAACCTGGAACATGTCCTTAATTTTACAACGAGTGTGATAAAGAAAAGGGAAAATATGTGTTGTGAGACACTTGACCTGCTGAAACCAGAAAAAACAAGAACTCTTGTGTCTATGTGCGATGAAAAACTT CAAGGCCTGCTTCTGTTGCAGTCAAAACAGCTCTACATTCGTCCGTTGTTAGAAAAACATTCGCATTACTTAAGAAATCAATCAGGAGTACCACACCTGCTTCTCCCACACTCACGTCCTTCAGTGACACACCTCCAACAGA GTCATCCTAGGCCACAGAGGTCACTTTCAAGTGCAGAGGTCACTCATTTAGAGTTgctggttgtggtgggtcctgaTGTCCAAGAAGTTCACAAGCAGGACACAGAAAGATACATCCTCACCAACCTGAACATT GCATCAGAGCTCTTAAGAGATGTAACTCTAGGGGCAAATATAAGAGTTCATCTGGTCCGTATGATCATCCTCACCGAGCCAGAG CCAGAGATTCAGATCTCAGAAAACATAACTTCCTCTCTAAAaagtgtatgtgagtggggtcaTAAAGTTAATCCCCCCTCTGATTCTGACCCTCTGCATGCGGATCTGCTCCTATACATCACCAG GTTTGATCTGGTCCTACCCAATGGAAATAAACTAGTGAGGGGTGTGACCCAGCTGGGCGGAGTCTGTTCTAGCCAGTGGAACTGTGTAATTACTGAAGACACAGGCTTTGACCTGGGGATCACTATTGCACATGAGATTGGACACAG TTTTGGCATAAACCATGATGGTATCGGAAACACGTGCAGCAGTAGTGGATTTATAATGGCGTCTGATGGTGGTTACAACAGTGTAGATCTCACCTGGTCCCAATGCAGTAGAACCCAGCTAGATAACTTCTACAG TACAGGCAAGGCAGAGTGTTTAAAGGACGTACCAGTGCTGGGAGGATCACTGCAGGAATGGAAGCCTGGTCTGTATTATGGTGTGGATGATCAATGTCGTATTGCGTTTGGGAGCACAGCCACCGCCTGCTCCTTCTCCAGCAATGACATG GCTACCTGCCGATTTCTGTCCTGCCACATCGTCCCTGGTGACCGTACTTCATGTACCAGACTTCTCGTGCCGTTGTTGGATGGCACTGAATGTGGGCTGAATCAG tGGTGTCTAAAGGGCCGTTGCGTGTCACCATCCAAACTGAGTGCCTCTATGGTGGTTCATGGCTCCTGGTCATCCTGGTCTGCATTTTCCCCCTGCTCACGGACCTGTGGAGGAGGTATTACTCACCGCAGGAGAGAGTGCAACAACCCCAG GCCAGCATTCGGAGGGAAAGACTGTGAGGGAGAGAGCACAGAGGCTGAACTTTGTCATCGACAG CCATGTGAAAGTAACCAGCTTGAATTCATGGCCCAGCAGTGCTCAGATACAGACCATCAACCCCTGTTGCTTTCTCCAGATTCATCTAGAATCTACTCCTGGATCCCTGCAGTTGGTTTCAGCTCTG GTGATGCTCAGTGTAAGCTGATGTGTCGCTCTCGTGAGCAGGACTTCATGGTGAATCGTGGCTCTCAGTTCATTGATGGGACCAGGTGTGAACCTGATGTTCCTGTGCCTGCTGGCTTGGTTACAGCCTGCCTTAATGGACAGTGCCAG GTGTTCGGCTGTGATGGAGTATTGCATTCTCAGAAATTGGAggatgtgtgtggggtgtgtggaGGAAATGGATCCTCCTGCCACCTTATTACTGGTTCCTACACAGCTGGAGAAGCTCTGG agtaTGTGACTTTTCTCATTCTGCCAGTGAATGCTTCTCGGGTTGGCATTGTTAACTGGAATCCTGTGTTTACACACATGG CTGTGATGGTGAACAATGAATATATTGTAGCTGGAACAGGGGATATAGCGTTGAATACCACCTATCCTTCACCTCTGGAAGAGAATAACATCATCTATAATCTCTACCTCACATCTGATCTTCTACCTCACACAGAAGAGCTTATTCTGTCTGGACCAATCTCAAATAAGATGCACATTCAG gtgtacaGAAAATATGGAAGGGAGTACGGAGACATCACCAGCCCAAATATCACCTACAAGTACTACATGCCTGGCACTGAAACAAGGGAGAAGATTGTTGAAGGTCGATGGTCCACCATCATTTTACCATGTTCTGTTACCTGTAGCTCAg GGATCCAGAGGGTTATTCAGAAATGTACTGACATAAACACCAAAGAACACCTGGAAGATCAACTCTGTGGCTCAGTTCCTCAAAAACCAGCCATTCTGCAGCCTTGCCACCGGCCCGACTGCCCACCCCG TTGGGtgctgtgggaatttgggccATGCAGCGCACCTTGTGGTGTAGGACAGCGGCTGCGGTCTGTGACATGCATGCAGAAACAGGGGAAAGAAACTGTAGTGCTGGCAGATTTTGAATGCTCCGAGTCTACTAAACCTTCCACAAAAGAGACCTGCAATACCCAACTGTGCCCGGCCAG ATGGCAGGTCTCAGAGCCTGGAGATTGTTCAGCCGTGTGTGGTCCAGGTGAGGCTCACAGAACAGTATCCTGCATCCGCTCCCACCATGGAGCTGACTCAGAGGTAGATGAAAGTCTTTGTTCACAGCCCAAACCATCTGAACATGTGCCATGCGTGGTGGATGTGTGCCCAATTGGCTGGGAGAAACATGGGGAG GATCAGAAAAGCCTTACAGGGTCAGTTTCTACAATGACCCGGTCCAAAATAATTCCAGTGTACGTGTGGAGTCCTGTGATTGGCCACTGCACCAAGACTTGTGGAAATG gcACTCAGCAGATATGGTTCTCATGTGTAGACCACCAATCACGCCTAGATGTTCCAGAGTTCCTTTGTGACCGCTTAAGTAAACCTGAGCCATATACACAGCCTTGTTCCCAATTATCATGCCCAGCCAC GTGGCGTTACATGCAGGGAGTTTGCAGTGTATCGTGTGGAGGCGGTGTTGCCAGACGGGTGCTGTTCTGCTCACAGCAGGCTGCAGAGGGAGGACGAGGAGACGCAGAGGTGGTGCTACCAGACTcctcctgtctgtctgcctctaGACCTCTTGAGGTGGTGTCATGTAACACTGACCCCTGTCCAGCAAG GTGGCAGGCTGGAGAACGGGGTGTGTGTTCAGTGTCCTGTGGTCTTGGTGTGGCAGTGAGGAGGGTCTGGTGTGTACAGTTTGATGGTAGGGTGGAGAGACAGGTGGAGGAGGAGAGGTGTAAAGAAAGCACAAATCCTCCGCTCACAGTGCCCTGCTTCACCCAGGCCTGCTCCTTTCACTGGGCTGTACAAGAGTGGACAGAG TGCTCTGTCTCATGTGGTTATGGGATCCAGTCTCGTACAGTCTCATGTGTTGGCCCATCCAGTCCTCTGCCCATCAGCCCTCTCCTCTGCGTCCACCTTCCTAAACCCATTACAATCCAGGCCTGCTACAGTGACGACTGCTTTACCCAGACTTTAAGCAATGTTTCTTCTAGTCAGCAACCAGAGACACAGAGCCAGAAGGGAGAGGAGAATACGACCACATCTGCACCTCCTGGAGGAAATGAAAAGTTCTCCGGCATTCTTCCTACAGTGCCTGTTTTGGGAAGCACCACATCAGTACCAACAGAAACACCACAAAGCA GTTTTTGTGGGCAGCTCTTCCTTCAGGACACGGGAATCATCGACTTACGGAACGTCAGTGAGAAAAGGTGTTTCATCTCAATCGGTCGTCCTCTGGAAGAAGTCATCCAAATCAAAATTGAGTCCAGCTCTCTTAATTGCAGGCACA AGGAGAACCTGGCACTTTATGAAAGACTGTCTCTGAGAAGATTTTGTGAAAAGATGGCTGGGAAGTCCTTCACTACCCGCTCTAATGTTTTGCTAGTGCGCCAAAGCCGTCTCACCCCCGGCACTGGAGTGTTGCTGTCCTATAGCAGTGAGaagaacatgaagaaaagccATCATGAAG ATTGTGACATTCAGCTTTTCTCCTCAACTGGTCTGATCGAGAACCCAGTTAGGGTTGCATCATCTTTATCGCCCAGTGCTCGGTCCTGTCGGGTGTTTATCGATGCTCCGCCCGCAAAGAGGATACAAATTAAGGCACTTTCTGTGTTCAATGCAACCTCCTCAGACTCCACATATGTGCTG ATTCGAGACGTGGATGCAGTAAAAACCACAGTGTTCAAGGGGACACAGCTGTTTCAGTGGAGTTCCACAGGAAGCAGGGCAGAAGTGGAATTCCATGGGGAATACCAGCAAATGCAGGGGACATTTAGAGCCGAGTATTCTTATGTAGCACCCGAGGAGTCTAAATGA